One window of Oscillibacter hominis genomic DNA carries:
- a CDS encoding radical SAM protein, with the protein MNLTNTFKKLSLNKAYEYLDRDPENNIPKMLDLAEKLDQEGGIARQLGPVRQALSDPDNNWFRLAKSLWTDVDSEVRKTLFTNFVVNANMISNPKLTENREKYGCNIPWAILMDPTSACNLHCTGCWAAEYGNRMNMTLDELDSIIEQGKALGTYMYIYSGGEPLVRKDDLLALCAKHSDCQFLAFTNGTLIDEAFADEMLRVKNFVPAISVEGFEEDTDFRRGKGTFAKLRRGMEILREKKLPFGVSCCYTSRNYAMIGSEEYFDAMVEWGAKFAWFFTYMPVGVGAPTDLMATAEQREFMYHRIREFRKTKPLFTMDFWNDGEYVQGCIAGGRCYLHINANGDIEPCAFIHYSDSNIREKTLLEAYQSPMFMAYHNNQPFHENHLRPCPLLDNPGRLAQMVDSAEAHSTDLQDPEDVHDLAEKCREKAEKWAPVADRLWACSHGCASCGDCQKKAE; encoded by the coding sequence ATGAATCTCACCAATACCTTTAAAAAACTCTCCCTGAACAAGGCCTATGAGTATCTGGACAGGGATCCGGAAAACAACATTCCCAAAATGCTGGATCTGGCGGAGAAGCTGGATCAGGAGGGCGGGATTGCCCGTCAGCTGGGGCCGGTCCGCCAGGCGCTCTCCGATCCGGACAACAATTGGTTCCGCCTGGCCAAGAGCCTGTGGACGGATGTGGACAGCGAGGTGCGCAAGACGTTGTTCACCAACTTTGTGGTGAATGCCAATATGATTTCCAATCCAAAGCTGACGGAAAACCGGGAAAAATATGGGTGCAACATCCCATGGGCCATTTTGATGGACCCCACCTCCGCCTGTAACCTGCACTGCACCGGCTGCTGGGCGGCGGAGTACGGCAACCGGATGAACATGACCTTAGACGAACTGGACTCCATCATCGAGCAGGGCAAGGCCCTTGGCACCTATATGTACATCTACTCCGGCGGTGAGCCCCTGGTTCGCAAGGACGACCTCCTCGCACTGTGCGCCAAGCACTCCGACTGTCAGTTCCTGGCCTTTACCAACGGCACGCTGATCGACGAGGCATTTGCCGATGAGATGCTTCGGGTTAAGAATTTTGTGCCTGCCATCTCCGTGGAGGGGTTTGAAGAGGACACGGATTTCCGACGGGGCAAGGGGACTTTTGCAAAGCTGCGCCGCGGTATGGAGATCCTGCGCGAGAAGAAGCTGCCCTTCGGCGTTTCCTGCTGCTATACCAGCAGGAATTATGCGATGATCGGCTCGGAGGAGTATTTTGACGCCATGGTGGAGTGGGGCGCGAAATTCGCCTGGTTCTTCACCTATATGCCCGTCGGGGTGGGCGCCCCCACTGATTTGATGGCGACTGCGGAGCAGAGGGAGTTTATGTACCACCGCATCCGGGAATTCCGGAAAACCAAGCCGCTGTTCACCATGGACTTCTGGAACGATGGGGAATACGTACAGGGGTGCATTGCCGGCGGCCGCTGCTACCTCCATATCAATGCCAACGGCGACATCGAGCCCTGTGCGTTTATCCACTATTCCGACTCCAATATCCGGGAGAAGACTTTGCTTGAGGCGTATCAATCCCCCATGTTCATGGCCTATCACAACAACCAACCTTTTCATGAAAACCATCTGCGCCCTTGCCCGCTGCTGGACAACCCAGGCCGCCTGGCTCAAATGGTGGACAGCGCCGAAGCCCATTCCACAGACCTTCAGGACCCGGAGGATGTACATGACCTTGCGGAAAAATGCAGGGAGAAGGCGGAGAAGTGGGCACCTGTGGCGGACCGCCTCTGGGCATGTTCCCACGGCTGTGCCTCCTGCGGCGATTGTCAGAAAAAAGCAGAGTAA
- a CDS encoding TetR/AcrR family transcriptional regulator C-terminal domain-containing protein yields the protein MAQTTKRALAESMKKLLAKSPLDKITVKDLVEDCGVNRQTFYYHFHDVYDLVEWIFREEFANIAREEIDYGRWSEVLYRLADHLTENRALILNVYNSISHGEVTRYVNRVLRPYVAAIVEEQAKGIRVSLENRDFVTDLYTQGAAGLMCNWIETGMRRSQLLRLEKFEQAVDGSLGLVLKNFEGK from the coding sequence ATGGCGCAGACGACTAAGCGGGCACTTGCGGAGTCGATGAAAAAGCTGTTGGCGAAAAGCCCGCTGGATAAAATCACAGTGAAGGACCTTGTGGAGGACTGCGGCGTGAACCGGCAGACCTTCTACTATCACTTTCACGATGTGTACGACCTGGTGGAGTGGATTTTCCGGGAGGAGTTTGCCAACATCGCCAGGGAGGAGATCGATTATGGCAGATGGAGCGAGGTACTTTACCGCCTCGCCGATCACCTGACCGAGAACCGGGCCCTGATCCTGAACGTGTACAACTCCATTTCCCATGGGGAAGTGACCCGATACGTCAACAGGGTTCTGCGCCCCTATGTGGCGGCCATCGTGGAGGAACAGGCCAAAGGCATTCGGGTCTCTCTGGAAAACCGGGATTTCGTGACAGATCTATACACCCAGGGGGCCGCCGGACTCATGTGCAACTGGATTGAAACCGGAATGCGCCGGTCTCAGCTGCTGCGGCTGGAGAAGTTTGAGCAGGCGGTGGACGGAAGCCTGGGGCTGGTGCTGAAAAACTTTGAGGGAAAATAG
- a CDS encoding dipicolinate synthase subunit B — translation MKTERVGFAICGSFCTHDRILSELEKITREYATVIPILSEISAVTNTRFGEAEAFVEKVEAITGRKAWKDIPSVEPIGPQGLLDVLVIAPCTGNTIAKLANGITDTAVTMAAKAHLRNGRPVVIAMASNDGLSGGAKNIGELLVRKNYYFVPFGQDNALAKPCSLMADFTLISATVEEAMQGRQLQPLLLG, via the coding sequence TTGAAAACGGAACGAGTTGGGTTCGCAATTTGCGGTTCCTTCTGCACCCATGACCGTATACTTAGTGAGTTGGAAAAGATAACCCGGGAGTACGCCACCGTCATCCCTATTTTGTCAGAGATCAGCGCGGTGACCAATACCCGGTTCGGTGAGGCTGAGGCCTTTGTGGAAAAGGTGGAGGCGATCACCGGCAGGAAAGCCTGGAAAGACATCCCGTCGGTGGAGCCCATCGGCCCTCAGGGGCTGCTGGATGTGCTGGTGATTGCACCGTGCACGGGAAACACCATTGCCAAACTGGCCAACGGCATCACGGATACCGCCGTCACCATGGCGGCAAAGGCACATTTGCGCAACGGCCGCCCTGTGGTCATCGCCATGGCCAGCAACGACGGGCTGTCCGGCGGCGCGAAGAACATCGGCGAGCTGCTGGTGCGGAAGAACTATTACTTTGTCCCCTTTGGGCAGGACAACGCCTTGGCAAAGCCCTGTTCGCTGATGGCAGATTTCACACTGATCTCCGCCACGGTGGAAGAGGCAATGCAGGGACGCCAGCTTCAGCCGCTCCTTTTGGGCTGA
- a CDS encoding dipicolinate synthase subunit DpsA, giving the protein MKRTFALLGGDTRQTCLARLLTEDGHQVITWGVPDCDAGALKETAAAECVLLPLPLSRESGMLNCTEGTLALAQLWRVLSPSQLICAGQAGPEAIQGAEEQGLELKDYFLREELTVINAVATAEGALQLAMERLPVTLWGAECLVIGYGRIGKLLARRLRALGASVTVAARSYAARSWALADGMKAVSTEHLREGLNSPRVIFNTAPSLILDRGLLQCLTPKCLCIDLASRQGIDGAAAEELGIPFLWARGLPGKAAPETAAAAVRDAVYHILEERGETV; this is encoded by the coding sequence ATGAAACGGACATTTGCATTGCTCGGCGGAGATACGCGGCAAACCTGCCTCGCGCGGCTGCTGACAGAGGATGGACATCAAGTGATTACATGGGGGGTGCCGGATTGTGACGCCGGTGCCCTGAAAGAGACTGCGGCGGCAGAGTGCGTGCTCTTGCCGCTGCCGCTGTCCCGGGAGAGCGGGATGCTCAACTGCACCGAGGGAACGCTTGCGCTTGCGCAGCTGTGGCGTGTACTGTCACCGTCCCAACTGATCTGCGCTGGCCAGGCCGGACCCGAAGCCATACAGGGTGCGGAGGAACAGGGACTGGAACTCAAGGATTATTTTCTTCGTGAGGAGCTCACTGTGATCAACGCGGTTGCCACCGCAGAGGGAGCGCTCCAACTGGCTATGGAGCGCCTGCCTGTTACATTGTGGGGCGCGGAGTGCCTGGTCATCGGCTACGGCCGGATCGGAAAACTCCTTGCCCGCCGGCTCCGTGCGTTAGGCGCCTCCGTCACAGTTGCGGCAAGAAGTTATGCGGCCCGCTCCTGGGCCCTGGCAGACGGTATGAAGGCCGTATCCACAGAACACCTAAGGGAAGGGCTGAACAGCCCCCGGGTGATATTCAACACCGCACCCTCTCTCATCCTGGATCGCGGCCTATTGCAGTGTTTGACGCCGAAGTGCCTGTGTATCGACCTTGCCTCCCGGCAAGGGATCGACGGCGCTGCGGCAGAGGAACTGGGGATTCCATTCCTCTGGGCCCGGGGCCTGCCGGGAAAAGCTGCGCCGGAGACGGCTGCCGCCGCGGTCCGGGATGCGGTATATCATATTCTCGAAGAACGAGGTGAGACCGTTTGA
- a CDS encoding YjjG family noncanonical pyrimidine nucleotidase produces MSRYPYLLLDADHTLFDFNRADRLAFSATSRYGGFPDTEEMYKAFSQINQGLWNQFDQGLVSKEFLVVERFARFLKAIGSDADPRGCNSVQLESLSHGSFLLPHAEEVCRTLAQAHQLYIVTNAVASVQKGRLSRSAIAPYIKAAFISEEAGAGKPDPAYFDYVFSRIDGITRENCLVVGDSIATDIRGANNAGLPCCWFNPEGLTPPAGLRIDYTISDLWELCQIV; encoded by the coding sequence ATGAGCAGATACCCCTACCTTTTATTGGACGCGGATCACACGCTGTTTGACTTCAACCGCGCCGACCGCCTGGCCTTTTCCGCCACCAGCCGCTACGGCGGCTTTCCCGATACTGAGGAGATGTACAAGGCCTTTTCCCAGATCAACCAGGGCCTCTGGAACCAGTTTGATCAGGGTCTTGTCTCCAAGGAGTTTTTAGTGGTGGAGCGGTTTGCCCGCTTTTTAAAGGCCATCGGCTCCGACGCCGACCCCCGCGGCTGCAACAGCGTCCAGCTGGAGTCCCTGAGCCACGGCTCTTTTCTCCTGCCCCACGCGGAGGAAGTCTGCCGCACCCTCGCCCAAGCCCATCAGCTCTACATTGTCACCAACGCCGTGGCCTCTGTGCAGAAGGGCCGCCTCTCCCGCAGCGCCATCGCGCCGTACATAAAGGCTGCCTTCATCTCGGAGGAGGCCGGAGCCGGAAAGCCGGACCCGGCCTATTTTGACTACGTTTTTTCCCGCATCGACGGTATTACCCGGGAAAACTGCCTGGTGGTGGGCGATTCCATCGCAACGGACATCCGGGGCGCCAACAACGCCGGGCTCCCCTGCTGCTGGTTCAACCCCGAGGGGCTGACGCCTCCGGCAGGCCTTCGGATCGACTATACCATCTCCGATCTGTGGGAGCTCTGCCAGATCGTATGA
- a CDS encoding CCA tRNA nucleotidyltransferase: MIPQDIAEVLDKLSGSGYEAWCVGGCVRDMLLGADPQDWDVTTSALPEQVERIFPGRTIPTGVKHGTVTVLSGVRGIEVTTFRRDGAYLDGRHPEQVTFTASLREDLARRDFTVNAMAMGVDGTIVDCWGGREDLSRGILRCVGEADRRFEEDALRIMRALRFAAVLGFTIEQETSDSLRRSRQRLRAIAAERIYAEFTKLICGKHMAPILREYPDVLAVFLPEIAPMVGFDQRNPHHCYDLWEHTIRAMEAVPPEAVLRYTMLLHDVGKVKSFTVDEKGVGHFYGHPQLSREMGDAIARRLKMDNERRELILTLVEWHDRVIPRTEKGVARALRKLGEERFRLLIQVKRADNLAQASQVFQKEIDRLEEIWANLAAQSRCFSLRQLAVNGRDLMELGYRGEEIGRELERLLDLVVDGAKANDRRELLDIARRRKGGAKGSTF; the protein is encoded by the coding sequence GTGATTCCACAGGATATAGCTGAGGTATTAGACAAGCTCTCCGGTTCCGGCTATGAGGCCTGGTGCGTGGGCGGCTGTGTCCGGGATATGCTTTTGGGCGCGGACCCCCAGGACTGGGATGTGACCACCAGTGCCCTGCCCGAGCAGGTGGAGCGGATTTTTCCGGGCAGGACGATCCCTACAGGCGTCAAACACGGTACCGTCACTGTCCTCAGCGGCGTCCGCGGCATTGAGGTGACCACCTTCCGGCGGGACGGAGCGTACCTGGACGGCCGCCACCCGGAGCAGGTGACCTTCACTGCCTCGCTGCGGGAGGACCTTGCCCGGCGGGACTTTACGGTAAACGCGATGGCCATGGGAGTGGACGGCACCATTGTGGACTGCTGGGGCGGTCGGGAGGATCTGAGCCGGGGAATCCTCCGGTGCGTGGGGGAGGCGGACCGCCGGTTTGAGGAGGATGCGCTGCGGATCATGCGGGCGCTGCGCTTTGCCGCGGTCCTGGGCTTCACCATTGAACAGGAGACCTCCGACTCCCTCCGGCGCAGCCGCCAGCGGCTGCGCGCCATTGCGGCGGAGCGGATTTATGCGGAGTTCACCAAGCTCATCTGCGGAAAGCATATGGCTCCGATCCTGCGGGAATACCCCGATGTGCTGGCAGTTTTCCTGCCGGAGATCGCTCCCATGGTGGGCTTTGACCAGCGGAACCCGCACCACTGCTACGACCTGTGGGAACACACCATCCGGGCCATGGAAGCCGTCCCTCCCGAGGCGGTCCTCCGCTATACCATGCTGCTGCATGATGTGGGAAAGGTAAAAAGCTTTACAGTGGACGAGAAGGGGGTCGGGCACTTTTACGGACATCCTCAGCTCAGCCGGGAGATGGGCGACGCCATAGCGCGCCGGCTGAAGATGGACAACGAGCGCCGGGAGCTGATCCTCACCCTGGTGGAGTGGCACGACCGGGTGATTCCCCGGACGGAGAAGGGCGTTGCCCGGGCACTGCGGAAGCTGGGGGAGGAGCGCTTCCGCCTCCTGATCCAGGTGAAGCGGGCAGACAACCTGGCCCAGGCCAGCCAGGTATTCCAAAAGGAGATCGACCGGTTGGAGGAGATCTGGGCCAATCTTGCGGCCCAGAGCAGGTGCTTCTCCCTGAGGCAGTTGGCGGTCAACGGACGGGACCTGATGGAACTGGGCTACCGGGGCGAGGAGATTGGCCGGGAGTTGGAGCGCCTTTTGGACCTGGTGGTGGATGGCGCCAAGGCAAACGACCGCCGGGAACTGCTGGACATTGCCCGGCGCCGGAAGGGCGGGGCAAAAGGCAGCACTTTTTAA
- the murC gene encoding UDP-N-acetylmuramate--L-alanine ligase yields MMNNPKSVREYLRPGMRVHLAGIGGVSMCPLAEVLRGMGLAVQGSDMAEGDTVRHLRTLGIPVAIGHSAENLGECDFVIRSAAIHDDNPEISGAVARGIPVYERAQAWGAIMQHYPNALCVAGTHGKTTTTCMCTHVFMAAQSDPTVMIGGTLPLLHSGYRVGKGDTIILESCEYCNSFLSFYPTVAVILNVEADHLDFFKDLEDVEHSFRRFAELVPPSGYVVANADDPGVRESLRELSRPVFTFGLGADADCVAENLSEIEGRPAFDVTVQGRHYAHVELHVYGKHNIYNALAAAASAYVLGLPAAAVEEGLAAFTGAGRRFEYKGRYHGADVYDDYAHHPGELHALLTTAKGLGYQRIICAFQPHTYSRTRALFEEFVQELKLPDVAVLAEIYAAREKNTIGISSADLCRNIPGSFYCSTLDKVADELEELARPGDLILTVGAGDIYRAGEKLLERE; encoded by the coding sequence ATGATGAATAATCCAAAAAGCGTACGCGAATACCTGCGGCCCGGCATGCGGGTCCATCTGGCCGGGATTGGCGGCGTGTCCATGTGCCCTCTGGCGGAGGTGCTTCGCGGGATGGGTCTGGCGGTCCAGGGCTCGGATATGGCCGAGGGCGATACGGTCCGCCATCTGCGCACCCTTGGAATTCCCGTCGCAATCGGCCACAGCGCGGAAAACTTGGGCGAATGCGACTTCGTAATCCGCAGCGCCGCCATTCACGACGACAATCCGGAGATCTCCGGCGCAGTGGCCCGGGGAATCCCGGTCTATGAGCGGGCCCAGGCCTGGGGCGCCATCATGCAGCACTATCCCAACGCCCTGTGTGTGGCGGGCACCCACGGCAAAACCACCACCACCTGCATGTGCACCCATGTTTTCATGGCCGCACAGTCAGACCCCACGGTCATGATCGGAGGCACGCTGCCTCTGCTCCACTCCGGCTACCGGGTGGGAAAGGGAGACACCATCATCCTGGAGTCCTGTGAATACTGCAACTCCTTCCTCTCCTTCTACCCCACCGTGGCGGTGATTTTAAATGTGGAAGCCGACCACCTGGACTTCTTCAAGGACCTTGAGGACGTGGAACACTCCTTCCGGCGGTTCGCGGAGCTGGTCCCCCCCTCGGGCTATGTGGTGGCCAACGCCGACGACCCGGGCGTCAGGGAGTCCCTCCGGGAACTGAGCCGCCCGGTCTTCACCTTCGGCCTGGGCGCCGACGCCGACTGTGTGGCTGAAAACCTCAGCGAGATCGAGGGCCGCCCGGCCTTTGATGTGACGGTCCAGGGACGTCATTATGCCCACGTGGAGCTCCACGTCTATGGAAAGCACAATATCTACAACGCCCTGGCCGCCGCTGCGTCCGCCTACGTGCTGGGGCTGCCCGCCGCCGCGGTGGAAGAGGGCCTGGCCGCCTTCACCGGCGCCGGACGCCGGTTTGAATACAAGGGCCGCTACCACGGGGCGGACGTCTACGACGACTACGCCCACCACCCCGGAGAACTCCACGCCCTGCTCACCACCGCCAAGGGCCTGGGGTATCAGCGGATCATCTGTGCCTTCCAGCCCCACACCTACTCCCGCACCCGTGCCCTCTTTGAAGAGTTTGTCCAGGAGCTGAAGCTGCCGGATGTGGCGGTGCTGGCGGAGATTTACGCAGCACGGGAGAAGAACACCATCGGCATCTCCTCCGCCGACCTGTGCCGGAACATCCCCGGCTCCTTTTACTGCTCCACGCTGGATAAGGTGGCTGACGAACTGGAGGAGCTCGCCCGCCCCGGAGACTTGATCCTGACCGTGGGGGCGGGGGACATCTATCGCGCCGGAGAAAAATTGTTGGAAAGGGAATAA
- a CDS encoding prolyl-tRNA synthetase associated domain-containing protein, giving the protein MYVTKAFENTPPEGELLPQEQAAFDLLHQLHIPYTRVSSEPADTMEKCAEVSRVLGVPICKNLFLCNRQKTEFYLLAMPPEKPFHTKDLSHQIGSARLSFAPEELLWELLHVTPGSATILGLMNDTEHRVRLLIDRETYESEYITCHPCICTSSLKLKTRDILDVFLPHTGHEPTIVEL; this is encoded by the coding sequence ATGTACGTTACAAAAGCCTTCGAAAACACCCCTCCAGAGGGGGAGTTGCTGCCTCAGGAGCAGGCGGCCTTTGACCTGCTGCACCAGCTCCACATCCCCTACACCCGGGTCTCCAGCGAGCCTGCGGACACTATGGAAAAGTGCGCTGAGGTCAGCCGGGTCCTGGGCGTGCCCATCTGCAAAAACCTTTTCTTGTGCAACCGGCAGAAGACGGAGTTCTACCTACTGGCCATGCCGCCGGAAAAACCCTTCCACACCAAGGACCTGTCCCATCAGATCGGATCGGCCCGCCTCTCCTTTGCGCCGGAGGAACTGCTCTGGGAACTGCTCCACGTCACCCCCGGCTCCGCCACCATCCTGGGCCTGATGAACGACACGGAGCACCGTGTCCGCCTGCTCATCGACCGGGAGACCTATGAGTCGGAGTACATCACCTGCCACCCTTGCATCTGTACGTCCTCCTTGAAGCTGAAAACCCGGGACATCCTGGACGTATTTCTGCCCCACACCGGCCACGAGCCCACGATTGTGGAGCTGTAG
- a CDS encoding AIM24 family protein produces MYQISNFTNNDDVKTLSELGAFQVIEYQRDLSVMPSNAATAYFCNVMNVRKRQLVCDLSKAHVTIQAGAMQWMLGNVSATTGIKGVGDLLGKAVRGKVTGESAIKPEYTGDGLLVLEPTYKHLILMDAADWGGSIVLDDGLFLACDSNLKHKAVMRSNLSSAVAGGEGLFNLSLNGNGIFCIESDCPKEELIEITLQNDVLKVDGNMAIAWSGSLDFTVERSGKSLIGSAASGEGLVNVYRGTGKVLMAPVTKGIA; encoded by the coding sequence ATGTATCAAATTTCCAATTTCACGAACAACGACGACGTCAAGACCCTGTCGGAGTTAGGGGCCTTTCAGGTCATTGAGTATCAGCGGGACCTGAGCGTGATGCCCTCCAACGCCGCCACCGCCTACTTCTGCAACGTCATGAACGTGCGCAAGCGCCAGCTGGTCTGCGACCTGAGCAAGGCCCATGTCACCATCCAGGCCGGTGCCATGCAGTGGATGCTGGGCAACGTCAGCGCCACCACCGGCATCAAGGGGGTTGGAGACCTTTTGGGGAAAGCCGTGCGCGGAAAGGTCACCGGCGAGTCCGCCATCAAGCCGGAGTACACCGGCGACGGGCTTTTGGTGCTGGAGCCTACATATAAGCACTTGATCCTGATGGACGCGGCCGATTGGGGCGGCTCCATTGTGCTGGACGACGGCCTGTTCCTGGCCTGTGACTCCAACCTCAAGCACAAGGCCGTCATGCGCTCCAACCTCTCCTCCGCCGTGGCCGGTGGAGAGGGGCTGTTCAACCTGAGTCTGAACGGAAACGGGATTTTCTGCATCGAATCCGACTGCCCCAAGGAGGAGTTGATCGAGATCACCCTCCAGAATGACGTTTTGAAGGTGGATGGGAACATGGCCATCGCCTGGAGCGGCAGCCTGGACTTTACGGTGGAGCGGTCCGGGAAGTCGCTCATCGGCTCCGCCGCCTCCGGCGAGGGCTTGGTCAATGTCTACCGCGGCACGGGCAAAGTCCTGATGGCGCCTGTTACCAAAGGCATAGCCTGA
- a CDS encoding 4'-phosphopantetheinyl transferase family protein: MELWAVELTRPLTDQEETDLMSLMPPERRERALRIRERERRREPLCAYMLLRYALYEKMGWKELPEIGLESMGKPFFPQFPTVQFNLSHTRGAVLLGLHDRPLGVDIERIRPVSQRTVQRLAGVATEKAFFESWVRREARAKRSGSGVGMLLGAETELMPGEHFYFVETFPGYVAGVATKSLDPPGKVRRLSLDDLVK, encoded by the coding sequence ATGGAACTGTGGGCCGTTGAACTGACGCGGCCGCTGACCGACCAGGAGGAGACGGACCTTATGTCGCTGATGCCGCCGGAGCGGCGGGAGCGGGCGCTGCGCATCCGGGAGCGGGAGCGGCGGCGTGAGCCGCTGTGCGCCTATATGCTGCTGCGCTACGCCCTCTATGAGAAGATGGGCTGGAAGGAGCTGCCTGAGATCGGCCTGGAGTCCATGGGGAAACCTTTTTTCCCCCAGTTTCCCACCGTCCAGTTCAACCTCAGCCATACCCGGGGAGCCGTGCTGCTGGGACTCCACGACCGCCCTTTGGGCGTGGACATCGAACGGATCCGTCCGGTAAGCCAGCGGACTGTGCAGCGCCTTGCGGGCGTGGCCACGGAAAAGGCGTTCTTTGAGAGCTGGGTCCGGCGGGAAGCCAGGGCCAAGCGCTCCGGCAGCGGCGTTGGGATGCTGTTGGGCGCGGAGACAGAGCTGATGCCGGGCGAGCATTTTTACTTTGTAGAGACCTTCCCCGGCTATGTGGCGGGCGTGGCCACAAAGAGCCTGGACCCGCCCGGCAAGGTCCGGCGGCTTTCGCTGGATGACCTGGTGAAATAG
- the dnaG gene encoding DNA primase has product MPFPQSFLDELIARSDIVDVVGSYVQLSRKGNNLFGLCPFHSEKTGSFSVSPDKQIYYCFGCKKGGGVVNFIMEEENLSFPDAVRFLAKRAGMEVPEEDGDREAGRRRARLLELNREAARFYYQMLQQKEGEAVADYLSRRRITRATAVRFGLGASLDEWDALTRAMGKKGYTKTELLAAGLAVQGKNGGIYDKFRNRLMFPVIDVRGDVVAFGGRVLDHSEPKYMNTSETAVYSKRRVLYGLNLAKKTKRPNIILCEGNIDVVMLHQAGFDNAVASMGTALTVEQTRLLSRYTKELVLCYDNDGAGKVATERALQILNNSEFSVRVLQLPRRLDNGEYVKQDADDFIKFQGKDAFERLLSGSENGMEFRMAQVAAKYDLNDDTARVAYSEEISALLSTLSNAVEREVYAVRAAETARISPEAMRSEVQRALKRRLGQEKKAQLKKELNPAAELQPRQRSLRYENVRSALAEEGIIRLLVLDDALRPEEFPLPEERFSSPLLRRVYAALKDARAQGRPLSIAAMASGLTAEEMSHLTGVLQKPEVLANSAQALQDYIRVVNDEYTKRTRQAGLDPLLAAQEKYKEKKGRKA; this is encoded by the coding sequence ATGCCTTTTCCGCAGAGCTTTTTGGACGAGCTGATCGCCAGGAGCGATATCGTGGATGTGGTGGGGAGCTATGTACAGCTGTCCCGTAAAGGCAACAACCTGTTCGGACTGTGTCCGTTCCACAGTGAGAAGACCGGCTCCTTTTCCGTCTCACCGGACAAGCAGATTTACTACTGCTTTGGCTGCAAAAAGGGCGGCGGGGTGGTCAACTTCATCATGGAAGAGGAAAACCTCTCCTTTCCGGACGCCGTCCGTTTCCTTGCAAAGCGCGCGGGCATGGAGGTGCCGGAGGAGGATGGGGACCGGGAAGCCGGCCGCCGCCGGGCCCGGCTGCTGGAGCTGAACCGTGAGGCCGCCCGGTTTTACTACCAAATGCTCCAGCAAAAGGAGGGGGAGGCGGTGGCCGACTATCTCAGCCGCCGCAGGATCACCCGCGCCACTGCGGTGCGGTTCGGCCTGGGGGCCTCTTTGGACGAATGGGACGCCCTGACCCGCGCCATGGGGAAAAAGGGCTACACCAAGACGGAGCTTTTGGCTGCCGGACTGGCGGTCCAGGGGAAAAACGGCGGCATCTATGACAAGTTCCGCAACCGGCTCATGTTCCCGGTCATCGATGTGCGGGGCGACGTGGTGGCCTTCGGCGGCCGGGTGCTGGACCATTCTGAGCCTAAGTATATGAACACCTCGGAGACCGCCGTCTACAGCAAGCGGCGGGTCCTTTACGGGCTGAATCTGGCCAAAAAAACCAAGCGGCCCAACATCATTCTCTGCGAGGGCAATATCGATGTGGTGATGCTGCATCAGGCTGGCTTTGACAACGCCGTGGCCTCCATGGGCACCGCCCTCACCGTGGAGCAGACCCGCCTTCTCTCCCGCTATACCAAGGAGCTGGTCCTCTGTTACGACAACGACGGGGCGGGCAAGGTTGCCACGGAGCGTGCCCTTCAGATTTTGAACAACTCCGAGTTCTCTGTCCGGGTGCTCCAGCTCCCACGCCGTCTGGATAACGGGGAGTATGTCAAGCAGGACGCCGACGATTTCATCAAGTTCCAGGGGAAGGATGCATTCGAGCGCCTGTTGTCCGGCAGCGAAAATGGCATGGAATTCCGCATGGCCCAGGTCGCTGCGAAATATGATTTAAATGACGACACAGCCCGGGTGGCCTACAGCGAGGAGATCAGTGCCCTGCTCTCCACTCTCTCCAACGCGGTGGAGAGGGAGGTCTACGCCGTCCGCGCCGCGGAGACTGCCCGGATTTCCCCGGAGGCCATGCGCTCGGAGGTGCAGCGCGCCCTGAAACGGCGCTTGGGCCAGGAGAAAAAGGCACAGCTCAAAAAGGAGCTCAATCCGGCAGCGGAGCTCCAGCCCCGCCAGCGCTCACTGCGCTATGAAAATGTCCGCTCCGCCCTTGCGGAGGAGGGGATCATAAGGCTGCTGGTGCTCGACGACGCCCTGAGGCCGGAGGAGTTCCCCCTGCCGGAGGAGCGGTTCTCCTCGCCGCTGCTGCGCCGGGTCTATGCGGCGCTCAAAGACGCCAGGGCCCAGGGCAGGCCACTGAGCATCGCCGCAATGGCCAGCGGCCTTACGGCGGAGGAGATGAGCCATCTGACCGGAGTGCTGCAAAAGCCGGAGGTTTTGGCCAACAGCGCCCAGGCACTGCAGGACTACATACGGGTGGTCAATGATGAATATACCAAGCGAACCCGCCAGGCTGGTTTAGACCCGCTTCTGGCGGCGCAGGAAAAATACAAAGAGAAAAAGGGAAGGAAAGCATAA